The genomic interval ACCCGTTCCTGCATTTAAGCAGGGTGGCGAGCCTTTGGTATATCCAAAAGAAGATCCGAAAGCAGGGCAGCAAATTGTTGACTATGAAGGAAAACCAATCGGAAAATCCGGTATCGTTTTTTTTAATTATAAGGATAAGTCCTGGCAGGCGGCCGCTGGTGATGGAAAGGGTGTTATTATCATCAATGAAGTTACACAGGAACAGGCCGAAAAACTGGATGCGGAAATAAGCAAACTGCATTCCAATCCGGCCGATCTTACTTTAAATGAATTAAAGGATGTCATTTCATTTGCAAAGGATAAACTCAAACTGGACGATATGTACAATTCGACTCGTACATTTATTAAGGAAAAAATGACTCCGGTTTTAACCGAAAAAGATTCGAAAAAGAATAAGGATGAAGCGTACGGTTTCAAGAAGAGGGATGACCGCGATATCAACCAGGCGATTTACGTACCCGGAGAGTTTGTGTTTGAAGGCCCGGCTGCGAGTCCTCAAAAATTTAAAAATGGCGGTGTGATTGTGGAACAAGGCGGAAAAATGCGTGGTGTACAGCCCGATATTTTTATCCGCACCTATAAGCTTGCCAACGGTACTGCTATTCAGGCTCTTGAGAAAGATATCAAATCGCAGCTTAATTAATTGTGAATTGATAACGATATATCAGGAGGAATGGAATTTGACAAAGCCATTATTTAACGGCTTTTTTAAATTCCATTCCATCCATTACAAATGTATCTGCTTTTCCATCGCTACCCAGTTCAAAACGACAGGTTGTTTTCCCGTTCCATGCTTTCTCAAAAGTGGCACTGAAAGTGTCGTAATGCCAATGTGACAATGTTGCTTTTAGAAAATCATTCATATTAACCACAATCGCATTACCATTTACCGTCACATCCGCATTTCCATATAACGGACTGAAATACTTTCCGGCATACTGTTGCAAAGGCAATGAAGGTGAAGTATCCGGTACTCGTTTGGCTTGAAAATCTGCTTTGCGCTTTTTTCCCTCATTAGCCAGTTTCGAATACAATGATTTAAACTCAGCATTCCAGTCACGGGTTTCGCCAAGTGCAAACCAATCGAATGTTTTGTACATCAAAACATGACGTACTTCTGCATGGTCATAATTGCCAAAAATATATACACCCAGTTTTTCATCCGGAATTTGCCCGGTTATTGCAGTTAAACCAGACAAACTTCCTGTATGAAAATTGATTTTTTTGCCCTTGTAATCGTGCTGATACCATCCCAGGCCATAAGTACGCCAGTTGGGTTTCAGGATTTCCATCGTAGGATATTCCTCTTCCGGAAAGAAAGTCTGTGGTTTAAATATTTCCATCCATGTTTCCGGTTTTAATAAACGTCCGCCACTGTATTTACTGCTGTCAAGCATGCAGATTATCCATTTGCTCATGTCATCCGCATTGGACCAAACTGCACCAGCCGAGCCAATTTCACTGTCCCCGCCATATTCAATCACCCGAATGGTATCGTTTATTTTAAAATGAGGACGGGTTACGTTGTCACCTTTGATTAATCTGCGTTTTGGCGCGGTAGCCGCCATTCCCAATTTGTCAAATATCCTTTCCTGAATCACCTCTGACCACATTTTACCTGTTAATCTTTCAATGATTCTTCCAGCCGCCGAATACATAATATTCTGATATTCGAATCCCGCACGAAAGGCATAAGAAGGCTTTACCAGCTGCATTCTCCTGAACATTTCATTGGCTGGAATGGTCATGACGCCGGTAAAAAAATCAGTACCACCTACCCCAGTATCATGAATCAATAAGTCACGTATTGTAAGGGCACGTGTAACATACGGATCATATAGCTGTAACTCAGGCAAATATTTATATACAGGATCACTCCAATTGATCTTCCCTTCATCAACCAGCATACCCATTAAAGCAACGGTCATCGCTTTTGTAGTTGATGCACATGCAAATAAAGTCTGCGTATTTACAGTTTCCTGTTTACCCAATTCCCTGACTCCATAGCCTTTTTTAAAAACAACCTGATTGTCTTTTACTACTAGTAATCGAAAGCCCGGGAACATCCCATTCCTTTCGGACCTTTTCAACATAATTATCGAATTCCTGAATCTGTTTCGGCGTAACTTTTTTCTGAGAATAAACAGTGCACGATCCTAAGGCCAAAAGAATTATTAGTAATGATTTCATATTTAGCGGGTTGTCGTTGTTAATGCGTATGGCTGGAATAAAAAGCGGTCATAAATTGCACCGCTCCATTACGGCTATGGGAAACATATTACGGGCCTTCAAACCGACCCGTTTTCCTGATTCCGGATGGATAGCTGACAACCCTGCTTTTCCTTTTGCCAATTCGGCAATCTGCCCCGGTTCATTTTCCAGTCGCCGGGAAACAACATCAGAGCTGATATCCGCTGATTCTGTTTGTAAAAATCCTGATACCTGAATTCCGGAAAATATACCAATCTGGCAAATTTTGATTTTTTTGAGTAAGGTTCCTCTGGTCATAATTCTTATTAAATCTTAAAAATATTCAATACGCAATGTGTCAATTTTCAACACTCAAAATCTCAAAACATTGAATGTAATTTTGTCGATGGAACGAATATTCATAATCATTGCTATTTTATATGACATGATAAATAAGCCTGAATTCACTGAAAAATGACATATTTAACATTGATTATTGGGCATAATTTACCAAAAAGAATTAGTTATCAGGAAATCAAACCCTCAAGCGCCTGTTCCAGATCGGCAATCAGATCCTGAACATTTTCTATTCCTACTGAATAGCGTATCAGGCTTTCGGGGATTCCCATCAAAGCGCGTTGTTCTTCGGTAAGCTCTACATGGCTTGTTGTTTTTGGAGGACCGGCCAATGTACTCACCGATCCCAGACTCGCAGCAAGGTGAACCAGTTTTAGTTTGGGTAAAAATGCTTTGACGGTTTCATAATTTCCTTTTAGAGCAAAACTTAACACACCACCAAAACCAGACATCTGCTCTTTCGCGATGTCGTAGCCGGGATGCGATTTAAGTCCGGGATAAAAAACATCCTCAACCGCAGGATGAACTTTAAGATAATTTGCAATAATCAAAGCCGACGCATTCTGGCGTTCAATTCTTAATTCCAGCGTTTTCATTCCGCGAATGATCATATAAGCAGGATCAGCCTGTAAACTGGCACCCGTAATTTCACGGTACTGAAATACCTTTTTTACCAGTCCCGCACTTCCGCAAAGCAGTCCGCCCATTGCATCCGAATGCCCGCAAAGGAACTTTGTTGCACTATGAATGACCAGATCAGCACCCAGCAAAAGCGGATTCTGATTAATAGGTGTTGCAAATGTATTGTCAACAACCACAATCGCTCCTACCTGATGAGCTGCCAGTGAAAGTCGCTTAATATCAATTACTTTAAGTGTCGGATTGGTGGGAGTTTCCAGATAAACAACATCACAGCCTTTGGCTATTTCAATTTCAATCTCCTCATGGTTGCCGGTTTCACAAAGCGTTACAATTACTCCTGCGGGAGGGAGAAAATCCAGAAAAAGCCTGCTGGCTCCACCATAGGTGTCCTTAATGGAAACGACTCTTTTTCCCGGCCCAAGCAACGCAAATAGGGTATTGCTGATCGCGCCCATTCCTGTGGCAAATGAAGTAGCGGCCTCTGCACTTTCCAGAAAACGGATTTTTTCTTCCAGTACATGCACAGTTGGATTGGTATTCCGGCTATAAATGTAACCATCAGCCTTACCAGTTGCCACAGCATGCCATTCGTCCAGATCGTCGTAAGAAAATGCTACACTACTAATAATTGGGGTTGTGGTGGCACCATTTAAAAAGCGATCAGTTTCGCCAGCCCAGACGGAAGCGGTCCCTTTTCGGAAATCAGATTCATTCATCAAATTGCACAGTTAATTATTGAATTGGTAAATATAGCGTTTACAGCCTATTACCAACCTTTTCTGCCTCAATTCACGGATGAAATTTCAGATCTTTACATTTTCGTGTCATCCATCAGTTTATAAAGTTACTTCCATTTGAATATTACATCTTTTATAAGGTGAAGTGGCACCTACAATCCGTTCAAAGCCTAGTTTGTGATAAAGATTAATAGCAGGTTTCAACATCGTATTACTTTCCAGATAAACCTTTTCAGCACCTAATTCCGTTGCCTTTTGCAGAATTGCCTGTCCCAATAACCAACCTGCATGTTTTCCCTGTGCTTTTGGTGAAACAGCCATTTTAGCCAGTTCATAAGTAGTGTCATTCATTTTGATCAGTGCACAGGTTCCAACCGGCTCATCCTGATACAAAGCCATAATAATACAACCGCCTTTTTCAATAATCTTCTGATCCGGATGATCAAGGGCTTCATAGTCAGAATCTTCCATTGCAAAATAAGTGGTGATCCATTCCACATTAAGCGCCCGGAAAGCATCGTGGTACTGACTCGAATAATCTACTATTAGTACCTGCTGGCTTTCACGTTTTTTACGCTGCTGCTGCACACGATCAAAAAAACTTTTTTCATCCATCAGGTAATTAAGCTCATCCAGCGCTTTCCAGAGGTTGTAATTCATCTGATCCATCATTTCTTCTGCGGCAATTCCTACATCTTCTATCTGATGTTTCAACATTGGAAGATACTGAGTGGCCTTTTCGGATAATGTAATAATGGATTTACGTGCGTCATCAGCTGGTTTACTAATCACAATAAAATCCCTTTTATCCATTTCTTTAATAATCTGGCTTACCGAAGCCTGCGAATGGCCAATGGTTTCGGCCAGCTGAGCAACTGACTGGCTATCCTGCTGTGCCAATGCATAAAGTACCGGAAACCAGCGGGGCTCGGCTTGCACTCCATACAGTGTATAAATCTTCGCAGCTTCCTGCGTAAAACGTTCGCCAACCTGTCTAAGCCTGCTACCTAATGCAGTTGGCCCTGTTTTTTGGAAAAAATCTGAATTCATAAGTATTTACATAAGTACTTATGCAAATATATAAAAATTTACTGTTTTTTTTATTTCATTTTTGTAAAATCCTAAATATGGAAATAAATTGGGTTGGAAAAGATTAAATAATTTTTTACTTACACATCCAGGTTATTGCAGAAAATCTATAAGCATCATCCGTGACATTTCCAGCTGTATCATATTGCAAATTGAATTTAATATCAGTCAAAACTTGTGTTCCATAAGTAACTATCCGTCTGACTTTGTTATTATTGGAAAATATATTTGGTGTATCTTCTATAGTTATGAAAAAGAGGTAATACAGTTGCTTATAAGTATTAACCTGCGCATCATAAAAATATTCATAGGTATAATCTGTATCTGAAACCATTCCTTTTGGGAAAACATGTGGTTTTTCAATAATTATATTCCCCAATGAATTATACTCAAACTCACTAGTATGACTCCTAGAAAAATCACCGTTCTCTTCTTTAAACCAACGCGTTAATGATGTAGGTTTGTTAGTGTTCGAGCCGTATTTAAATTCAATTCGCCATGCTTCATAAGTACTTAATGTAGTATCTGTATAATTTCTCGTTCTTTCAAACTTTCTAATCACATTAACTCCTTTAATTCCATATTCAAATTTCGTTTCCTGAAAACTCCTGCCATCCAAGTCAATTTTGTGAATTGTAGCAAGTTTTCCATCTTTATAATCGAATTTTTGATAAGGGATTGGCTCAAATCCTGCTAAAATTATGAATCTATTAGTTAATAAACCGTTTGAATCATAAGTCAAAGAATAGGCTCTATTGTTATTGATAAATGAAGTAACCTTACACTTTCCTGATAATAGATCGTTTTCATCAATTTGAATCTCTGATTCTTTACAAGCAAAAACGATAAGAATAATGGAGAAAATACTTAAAAAGAATTGATATTTCATTTAAGGAGAGATTTTAAACTGACGTTTTTATTAACTTAAATAAAGGTAATATTATATTCATCAAAGTACATTGTATATTTTAGCTACAAGAACATTCTAGCTTAACAAAGGACTTTATGATAATCCTTTAATCGGTTTCTTAATATCCACCATATTTTATTAAATAAGAAAACAAGACTAATACAAGTTATAGAATATGTGATAAAGGATGGCTTTGAAGTATAAAAAATAGCTACAGGAATTATTCCCGGCAGCTATTCCTAAACTTTCAAAAATAACTTATTGCGGTATAAAAAATAAAGAAAAACAAGCTCAATGATTACTACAGAAACCGCCTTTAACAAAACACTGACCGGTTCAGTAGTAAATTCGATAAGCCCTCCAAAGATAAAATCTGCTGTTGTCGCAAAATTAACCACACCTTCAACCGCCATATAAATTACAATAGAATTCATGCCAATCAGCAGAAAAGGAAATGACCACTTTTTCCAACCCAAAACATCAATGATCAGGTAAAATAAGGCAAAAAATGCTATGCTCCATCCACCTACAAATAATACAAATGAACTCGTCCATAAGCGTTTATTGATGGCAAAATACATATCCCAAAGTAATCCTGTTACTATTAAAACTACCGCCGCGAGTAGCAAAAAATATACTTTTTTAAGCGGAAAATAACGTTGGTTTTTCATAAATGTACCTGTAAAAACTCCCAGTAATCCGGTTGCAATTGCGGGAATAGTTGATAAAATACCCTCCGGATCGTGCACTTTGCTATGTAGTCTTCCAGGAAGGAAAAGCCGGTCAATATAGGATTCCAGTGAGCCTTCCATGGTTAAAACACCGGCACCAAAACCAGGGACGGGAATAAAAACCATAACAACCCAATAACCGAGCAGTATACCAAAGAACCAGATGAGCTGTTTTTGCAGATCATTGTTCAGATAAATGATCCCGGCAAAAAACCATGCAATGCCAATTCTTCCTAAAACACTGGCAAAACGCGTGTTTCCAAATCCATTAAATTTCAAAAGACCGTTTACAACCAACCCCAGAAATATCAGAATCATTGTCCTCCGGATCATGGATTTATATACTTCCCTTTTTACCTTAACCGGTAATTCCCAGGGATTGGTAACATTGGCAGCCATGAGTTTTTTCTGAAAGGAAAAAGGCATGGATACACCGGAAATAAATAGAAAAATCGGGAAGATCATGTCGTAAAATGTACACCCGTTCCATACCGTGTGGTGCAGCTGTGCGGACATCCATATCAAAGCCGGCCATTGTGTAGTTTCTGCCAGTGCATGCATAATATGCTCGCCACCAATGATCCAGAACATATCGAAACCACGAAGTGCATCCAGAGAAACAAGGCGAACTGAGCCTGAATTTTTAATCATAATTTGGTTTCCATTATTGACACAATGAAGAAGGCCATTCAAAAAAACGGCTAACAAAATAAGAGCTTAGAAATAGGGAAATGTTAAGAATTCAGGAATAAAAGCTGTCTTAAAATGCCATCACACTTTGAAAAGCGCAGTTTGACAACATTTTAAGACATTTTTTAGAGTTATATCAATACCCCGGATTTTGTGTAAGGGCAGGATTAAGAAGCAAAGCTGAATTTGGAATAGGGAAAATGCGTTTGTTTATATCGGCATCCGTTTTATAACCCCACTTGCCTTCAAATTTCCCAAAACGGATCATGTCATTTCTGTGCCACATTTCAGAAGCAAATTCGCGGGTTCTTTCTCCAAAAATTGCTTCCAGGTCCACGCTGGTAAATGCTGCTGCATTTCTCGCAGTACGAACTGAATTTACCAGTGACAGCGCGGTAGCTCCCAAAGTCGCTGCTCCGCCTCTTTGAATTGCTTCAGCTTTCATCAAAAGCGCATCAGCATATCGGAAAACAGGCACATCATTATTCTGGTTTCTATTCAGGGATGTAGCGTCAGGATGAAATTTGATATTTCTGTAACCCATGTTCCAGGCCAGTTCGTCATTACCAACATCAAAAGAAGCAACATCCTGTCTTAAAGTCACTTCCGGTGTAATATTGATCTGATACGTGTATGGAGCCGCAGGGTCAGAACCAGCATAAAACTGGTCGTAACCCTTTTTGGTAGTGGTAACGGTCACCGGTTTTCCATCATCGTAAAATTGTAATCCAGTGAGCCATTCTTTATTTCTGATATCGTTGGCATCATTGAAATACTTGTAAAATTCGGGCAGGGTACTCACAGCTGCATCCGGCGTAAACGGCATTTTAAATTTTGCGACCATACCTCTAGGCACATCATACCGGGAGTGAAGATTGGTAGCCCGGAAAGGAAAACTGTTGGCTGCTGTGGCATCAAATGGAATGGCAAAAACGAATTCTTTCATTTGTGGCCCGTTATCCGGATAGAACATCTGAAGATACGTAGCGGCAGGTTCCAGAGAAAATTTGCCGGAACTGATTATAGCATCACAAGCAGCGATACAATCTGCATTACGCGCAGTCCCTGTGTAAATCTCTGAGTTCAGGTACATTTTGGCAAGTAACGAATAGGCCAGGTATTTTGTAGGACGGCCATAGGTTGAAATACCAACCACATCACTTAAGGCAGGAAGCGCCGCATTGATTTCTGTTTCAAGAAAAGCAAATACTTCTGCACGTTTCGC from Dyadobacter sp. NIV53 carries:
- a CDS encoding RagB/SusD family nutrient uptake outer membrane protein; translated protein: MRKSYIKTILSAAALATLVSCHDLNVPVTSELTPDVFPTSDAQFISAAGPAYVALRGNISVEFFHLQTLSTDEAIFPAKGGNWYNGAEFKDLHLHTWTKDHSTVTGNWTWLSTIIGTVNQSLSILETNMPEGASKSQTLAELKMVRALAYFWMMDSFGNVPIITTYGDYSAHPNAKRAEVFAFLETEINAALPALSDVVGISTYGRPTKYLAYSLLAKMYLNSEIYTGTARNADCIAACDAIISSGKFSLEPAATYLQMFYPDNGPQMKEFVFAIPFDATAANSFPFRATNLHSRYDVPRGMVAKFKMPFTPDAAVSTLPEFYKYFNDANDIRNKEWLTGLQFYDDGKPVTVTTTKKGYDQFYAGSDPAAPYTYQINITPEVTLRQDVASFDVGNDELAWNMGYRNIKFHPDATSLNRNQNNDVPVFRYADALLMKAEAIQRGGAATLGATALSLVNSVRTARNAAAFTSVDLEAIFGERTREFASEMWHRNDMIRFGKFEGKWGYKTDADINKRIFPIPNSALLLNPALTQNPGY
- a CDS encoding acyltransferase family protein, translated to MIKNSGSVRLVSLDALRGFDMFWIIGGEHIMHALAETTQWPALIWMSAQLHHTVWNGCTFYDMIFPIFLFISGVSMPFSFQKKLMAANVTNPWELPVKVKREVYKSMIRRTMILIFLGLVVNGLLKFNGFGNTRFASVLGRIGIAWFFAGIIYLNNDLQKQLIWFFGILLGYWVVMVFIPVPGFGAGVLTMEGSLESYIDRLFLPGRLHSKVHDPEGILSTIPAIATGLLGVFTGTFMKNQRYFPLKKVYFLLLAAVVLIVTGLLWDMYFAINKRLWTSSFVLFVGGWSIAFFALFYLIIDVLGWKKWSFPFLLIGMNSIVIYMAVEGVVNFATTADFIFGGLIEFTTEPVSVLLKAVSVVIIELVFLYFLYRNKLFLKV
- a CDS encoding serine hydrolase, which produces MLKRSERNGMFPGFRLLVVKDNQVVFKKGYGVRELGKQETVNTQTLFACASTTKAMTVALMGMLVDEGKINWSDPVYKYLPELQLYDPYVTRALTIRDLLIHDTGVGGTDFFTGVMTIPANEMFRRMQLVKPSYAFRAGFEYQNIMYSAAGRIIERLTGKMWSEVIQERIFDKLGMAATAPKRRLIKGDNVTRPHFKINDTIRVIEYGGDSEIGSAGAVWSNADDMSKWIICMLDSSKYSGGRLLKPETWMEIFKPQTFFPEEEYPTMEILKPNWRTYGLGWYQHDYKGKKINFHTGSLSGLTAITGQIPDEKLGVYIFGNYDHAEVRHVLMYKTFDWFALGETRDWNAEFKSLYSKLANEGKKRKADFQAKRVPDTSPSLPLQQYAGKYFSPLYGNADVTVNGNAIVVNMNDFLKATLSHWHYDTFSATFEKAWNGKTTCRFELGSDGKADTFVMDGMEFKKAVK
- a CDS encoding bifunctional helix-turn-helix transcriptional regulator/GNAT family N-acetyltransferase — encoded protein: MNSDFFQKTGPTALGSRLRQVGERFTQEAAKIYTLYGVQAEPRWFPVLYALAQQDSQSVAQLAETIGHSQASVSQIIKEMDKRDFIVISKPADDARKSIITLSEKATQYLPMLKHQIEDVGIAAEEMMDQMNYNLWKALDELNYLMDEKSFFDRVQQQRKKRESQQVLIVDYSSQYHDAFRALNVEWITTYFAMEDSDYEALDHPDQKIIEKGGCIIMALYQDEPVGTCALIKMNDTTYELAKMAVSPKAQGKHAGWLLGQAILQKATELGAEKVYLESNTMLKPAINLYHKLGFERIVGATSPYKRCNIQMEVTL
- a CDS encoding cystathionine gamma-synthase family protein gives rise to the protein MNESDFRKGTASVWAGETDRFLNGATTTPIISSVAFSYDDLDEWHAVATGKADGYIYSRNTNPTVHVLEEKIRFLESAEAATSFATGMGAISNTLFALLGPGKRVVSIKDTYGGASRLFLDFLPPAGVIVTLCETGNHEEIEIEIAKGCDVVYLETPTNPTLKVIDIKRLSLAAHQVGAIVVVDNTFATPINQNPLLLGADLVIHSATKFLCGHSDAMGGLLCGSAGLVKKVFQYREITGASLQADPAYMIIRGMKTLELRIERQNASALIIANYLKVHPAVEDVFYPGLKSHPGYDIAKEQMSGFGGVLSFALKGNYETVKAFLPKLKLVHLAASLGSVSTLAGPPKTTSHVELTEEQRALMGIPESLIRYSVGIENVQDLIADLEQALEGLIS